Below is a window of Candidatus Methylomirabilota bacterium DNA.
TGGCCGCTGAGTCCCGCCTTTCCCCCCTTCAGCGCGACGGCGCTCGCGCTCGGCCGGATGGCGGCCGACGGCTCACTGGTCCGGGCCTACGCCTCGACGCTTCAGCCGCTCCTGATCGGGATCGTGCTCTGCGGCGCGGCCGGCATCGGGTTCGGGGTCGCCATGGGCCTGTCCCGGACGATCGAGTGGGCCACCCTCCCGCTGGTGGTGATCCTCCAGGCCGCGCCCATGGCGGCCATCATCCCGCTCATCACGTACTTCTACGGCATCGGGCTCACCGCCAAAGTCCTGGCGGTCGTCGTTCTGGCCGCGCCGGTGATCGTCATGAACTCCTACAAGGGAATCCGCAATGCCAGTCCCTCGCTGGTCGAGATGTGCCGGTCGTTCCTCGGCACCCGGCGGCAGCAGGTGGTGAAGGTGATCCTGCCCCACGCCGGCGCCCTCATCTTCGCCGGCCTCCGGCTCGGTCTGGCCATGGGATTCGTCGGCGTGGTCATCGCCGAGCTCCTCATCACCCCGACCGGCGTCGGCGACCTCATCACCTACCACGGGTCGGTGGCCGACTACGCGGAGATGTACGCGGCCATCGCCTCCATCGTCGCGCTCGCCGCGCTGGCGCTTCATGGGCTCGAGCGCCTGGAACGACGGCTCTTTCCCCCCGAGATGCGAGGCGCCTGAACGTGGCCGGTGAGCCGATCGTCGAGGTGCGGGAGGTCGGCAAGATCTACGCCGCCGGAGTGGAGGCGCTCCGCGACGTGAACCTGGCCGCCCCTGCCGGCCGGCTCACGACGTTCCTCGGTCCCAGTGGCTGCGGGAAGACGACGCTCCTCAAGATCGTCGGCGGCCTGGTCCCTCCGAGCCGCGGCGAGGTGCGGGTCAAGGGAATGCCGGTGACCGGGCCCGGTCCCGAACGCGCGTTCGTCTTCCAGGATTTCGCCCTCCTCCCCTGGGCCAGCGTGCTGCGGAACGTCGCCTTCGGCCTCGAGCTGCGCGGCGTGCCGCGCGCCGAACGCGACGAGATCGCCCGCCGCCAGATCGCCGACGTCGGACTGGCCGGCTTCGAGGCGAGCTACCCTCACCAGCTCTCGGGCGGCATGCGCCAGCGGGTCGGGTTGGCTCGCGCCCTCGCCGTGGATGCCGACATCATCCTGATGGATGAGCCCTTCTCGTCGGTCGACGAGCAGACCCGGCGCCAGTTCCAGGAGGATCTTCTCGACCTGCTCCGCCGGCGGCAGAAGACCGTCCTCTTCGTCACCCACTCGATCGAGGAGGCGGTGTACCTCTCGGACCAGATCGTCCTGCTCTCGCCGCGCCCGGGGACCGTCT
It encodes the following:
- a CDS encoding ABC transporter ATP-binding protein: MAGEPIVEVREVGKIYAAGVEALRDVNLAAPAGRLTTFLGPSGCGKTTLLKIVGGLVPPSRGEVRVKGMPVTGPGPERAFVFQDFALLPWASVLRNVAFGLELRGVPRAERDEIARRQIADVGLAGFEASYPHQLSGGMRQRVGLARALAVDADIILMDEPFSSVDEQTRRQFQEDLLDLLRRRQKTVLFVTHSIEEAVYLSDQIVLLSPRPGTVSRVIQPAIDRGRRSPEEIRRDKNYLDGVEEIWQVLKRYVGTHRP
- a CDS encoding ABC transporter permease yields the protein MRGGSSFTLRAANPTGCGASGVGWPLVSFALFFGGWELLGRWPLSPAFPPFSATALALGRMAADGSLVRAYASTLQPLLIGIVLCGAAGIGFGVAMGLSRTIEWATLPLVVILQAAPMAAIIPLITYFYGIGLTAKVLAVVVLAAPVIVMNSYKGIRNASPSLVEMCRSFLGTRRQQVVKVILPHAGALIFAGLRLGLAMGFVGVVIAELLITPTGVGDLITYHGSVADYAEMYAAIASIVALAALALHGLERLERRLFPPEMRGA